A stretch of the Mesorhizobium sp. Pch-S genome encodes the following:
- the fhmpcd1 gene encoding 5-formyl-3-hydroxy-2-methylpyridine 4-carboxylate 5-dehydrogenase translates to MIQRIAIIGLGTMGPGMAARLARGGLQVTACDVAPAAIERARTMLETAEGVLDALGIAAPVAGAGSVRFTDDIADAVSGADLVIENVPENIAIKAEVYRAIDGLIPSDTIVASDTSGIPITQLQAHISHPERMVGMHWSNPPHIIPMIEVIGGEKTAPQTVATIRELIRSIGLLPVVVKKDVPGFVENRVLYALLREAVDLVERGVIEPEDLDTCVSWGIGYKIAVVGPMALLDMAGLDIYKSVSSFLNADLSNRGDVAPMVLEKTGAAKLGIKSGEGMFSYTPEQTKALQAERARKLVAVRRILEGRE, encoded by the coding sequence ATGATCCAACGTATCGCCATCATCGGTCTGGGCACGATGGGGCCGGGCATGGCCGCAAGGCTCGCCAGGGGCGGCCTGCAGGTAACGGCCTGTGATGTCGCCCCGGCCGCGATCGAACGCGCACGCACCATGCTGGAAACGGCCGAGGGCGTTCTCGATGCCCTGGGCATCGCGGCACCGGTGGCAGGTGCCGGAAGCGTGCGCTTCACCGACGATATCGCCGATGCGGTATCCGGTGCCGACCTCGTCATCGAGAACGTTCCCGAAAACATCGCGATCAAGGCCGAGGTCTATCGCGCCATCGACGGACTGATCCCATCGGACACGATCGTGGCATCGGACACGTCGGGCATCCCGATCACCCAGCTGCAGGCGCACATCTCGCATCCCGAGCGGATGGTGGGCATGCACTGGTCCAACCCGCCGCACATCATTCCGATGATCGAGGTGATCGGCGGCGAGAAGACCGCGCCGCAGACCGTGGCGACCATTCGTGAACTCATCCGTTCGATCGGCCTGTTGCCGGTTGTGGTGAAGAAGGACGTCCCGGGTTTTGTCGAGAACCGCGTGCTTTATGCGCTGCTGCGCGAGGCGGTCGATCTCGTCGAGCGCGGTGTCATCGAGCCGGAAGACCTCGACACCTGCGTGTCCTGGGGCATCGGCTACAAGATCGCCGTCGTCGGTCCGATGGCGCTGCTCGATATGGCGGGCCTCGACATCTACAAGTCCGTCTCGTCCTTCCTGAACGCCGACCTTTCCAATCGTGGCGATGTCGCGCCGATGGTGCTGGAGAAGACCGGCGCCGCGAAGCTCGGCATCAAGTCGGGCGAGGGCATGTTCTCCTACACGCCCGAGCAGACAAAGGCGCTGCAGGCCGAGCGGGCGCGCAAGCTCGTCGCGGTGCGGCGCATCCTGGAAGGCCGGGAGTAG
- a CDS encoding YbhB/YbcL family Raf kinase inhibitor-like protein has protein sequence MPLNIKDLKITSADFHPLGRLRDEHAGDKGNVLPRLTVSGVPAGAKELAVICHDPDAPLANGFTHWVVYGIDPSTTDLSDAQEKFRVGPNGAGHMQYYGPQPPAGHGEHHYYFWVYALDTKVEGTPNREEFLQKYAGNIIEQNRIVGIYENR, from the coding sequence ATGCCCCTGAACATCAAGGACCTGAAGATCACCTCGGCGGATTTCCATCCGCTCGGCAGGCTGCGCGACGAGCATGCCGGCGACAAGGGCAACGTGTTGCCCAGGCTGACCGTCAGCGGCGTCCCGGCAGGCGCGAAAGAACTCGCGGTCATCTGCCACGATCCGGATGCGCCGCTGGCCAATGGCTTCACCCACTGGGTCGTCTATGGCATCGATCCGTCGACCACCGATCTTTCCGACGCGCAGGAAAAGTTCCGCGTCGGCCCCAACGGCGCCGGGCACATGCAGTACTACGGACCGCAGCCGCCCGCTGGCCATGGCGAACATCACTACTATTTCTGGGTGTACGCCCTCGACACCAAGGTCGAAGGGACGCCCAACCGGGAGGAGTTCCTCCAGAAATATGCCGGCAACATCATCGAGCAGAACCGGATCGTCGGCATCTACGAAAACAGGTGA
- a CDS encoding amino acid synthesis family protein: protein MNYSAEVEKHYEVRGWYSTVHEIRHDGGEPGDRLVKVAVGVVIRNPFAGKFVADLSDIVNPSPAIGHALGERAASLLGNRPVNSYGKGGIAGTAGEQEHVVACITTLFGDPLREQVGGGRAWISSVSKVAAAGTAIDIPLAHKDELYIRSHYDAVTFSVPDGPRPDELLICVAVASGPRVHQRVGGKTVADLEATV from the coding sequence ATGAACTATTCGGCAGAAGTTGAGAAACACTACGAGGTGCGCGGTTGGTATTCCACCGTCCATGAGATCCGCCATGATGGCGGAGAGCCCGGCGACAGGCTGGTCAAGGTCGCGGTGGGCGTGGTCATCCGCAACCCGTTCGCAGGCAAGTTCGTCGCCGACCTCTCCGATATCGTGAACCCCAGCCCGGCCATTGGTCACGCGCTCGGCGAACGGGCCGCGTCGCTGCTCGGCAACCGGCCGGTCAACAGCTACGGCAAGGGCGGCATCGCCGGCACGGCCGGCGAACAGGAACATGTCGTCGCCTGCATCACCACGCTGTTCGGCGACCCGCTGCGCGAGCAGGTGGGTGGCGGCAGGGCCTGGATTTCGTCGGTCAGCAAGGTCGCCGCTGCCGGCACCGCCATCGACATCCCGCTCGCCCACAAGGACGAGCTCTACATCCGTTCCCATTACGATGCCGTCACCTTCTCCGTGCCGGATGGCCCGCGTCCGGACGAGCTTCTGATCTGCGTCGCCGTCGCATCGGGGCCACGCGTGCATCAGCGTGTCGGCGGCAAAACCGTCGCCGACCTCGAGGCCACCGTCTAG
- a CDS encoding choline dehydrogenase: MPHAESYDYIIVGAGSAGCVLANRLSADPQCSVLLLEAGGWDRDPMIHIPLGWGKILTERRHDWMYFCEPEDNVGGRRVECARGKVIGGSSSTNAMAYVRGNRGDYDRWAASGLSEWSYEKVLPYFQKQESWEKGGSRFRGGNGPLSTQFCRYKDTLIEAFAQASVDAGYPQTNDYNGERQEGFGRLQMTISNGRRSSTASAYLRPAMARPNLTVLTGAMATKIVMEGTRATGVTISHRGDERTVVARREVLLSGGVINTPQLLMLSGIGASDELAAHGIQTRVNLPAVGKNLQDHVSVILMYRRRTPGPFLHNMRADRIGFDFLKTYLTGSGFSGDVPGGVVAFLKSGPERPLPDVQLLFTAAPLAAWPYFKPFKAPFADGFATRIVATQPESRGAVKLASADPSAAPLIHQNFLASPKDWESLRAGFRVARNLAAQPSMQPFIEAEFFPGPKCQSDDEIDEHIRKTSITVHHPAGTCRMGVDAASVVDPELRLRGVDGLRVVDASVMPDLVCGNINAAVIMIAEKAADLIAASRAVTESRAA; encoded by the coding sequence ATGCCGCACGCAGAAAGCTACGACTACATCATCGTTGGGGCCGGATCGGCCGGTTGCGTGCTCGCCAACCGGCTGAGTGCCGATCCGCAATGCTCGGTGCTGCTGCTCGAAGCCGGCGGCTGGGATCGTGACCCGATGATCCACATCCCGCTCGGATGGGGCAAGATCCTGACCGAGCGGCGCCATGACTGGATGTATTTCTGCGAACCGGAAGACAATGTCGGCGGACGCCGTGTCGAGTGCGCGCGCGGCAAGGTCATCGGCGGGTCGTCTTCGACCAATGCCATGGCCTATGTGCGGGGCAACCGCGGAGACTATGATCGCTGGGCCGCCAGCGGGCTCAGCGAGTGGTCGTATGAAAAGGTGCTGCCTTATTTCCAGAAGCAGGAAAGCTGGGAGAAGGGCGGAAGCCGCTTCCGGGGCGGCAATGGCCCGCTCAGCACCCAGTTCTGCCGCTACAAGGACACGCTGATCGAAGCCTTCGCACAGGCCAGCGTCGACGCGGGCTATCCGCAGACAAACGACTATAATGGCGAACGGCAGGAAGGTTTCGGCCGCCTCCAGATGACGATCTCGAACGGTCGCCGCAGCTCGACGGCATCGGCCTATCTGCGCCCGGCCATGGCGCGGCCCAATTTAACCGTGCTGACCGGAGCGATGGCGACGAAGATCGTCATGGAAGGCACGCGCGCCACCGGGGTGACGATCAGCCATCGCGGTGATGAACGGACGGTTGTCGCGCGCAGGGAAGTCCTGCTTTCCGGCGGTGTGATCAACACGCCGCAGCTGTTGATGTTGTCTGGCATAGGCGCATCGGACGAACTCGCGGCGCACGGCATCCAGACAAGGGTGAACCTGCCGGCGGTCGGCAAGAACCTGCAGGATCATGTTTCGGTCATCCTGATGTACCGGCGCAGGACCCCGGGGCCGTTCCTGCACAACATGCGCGCCGACCGGATCGGCTTCGATTTCCTCAAGACCTATCTGACGGGAAGCGGTTTCTCGGGCGATGTGCCCGGTGGTGTCGTGGCATTCCTGAAAAGCGGCCCCGAGCGGCCGCTGCCGGATGTGCAGTTGCTGTTCACCGCGGCCCCGCTTGCCGCATGGCCGTATTTCAAGCCGTTCAAGGCACCTTTCGCCGATGGCTTCGCAACGCGGATCGTGGCGACGCAACCGGAAAGCCGGGGGGCCGTGAAACTGGCCTCGGCCGATCCTTCGGCCGCGCCGTTGATTCATCAGAACTTCCTCGCCTCGCCGAAGGACTGGGAATCGCTGCGCGCCGGTTTCCGGGTGGCAAGGAACCTCGCGGCTCAACCCTCCATGCAGCCCTTCATCGAGGCCGAGTTCTTTCCCGGCCCGAAATGCCAGAGCGATGACGAGATCGACGAGCACATCCGCAAGACCTCCATCACCGTGCATCATCCGGCCGGCACCTGCCGGATGGGTGTCGATGCGGCATCGGTCGTCGACCCGGAACTGCGCCTCCGCGGCGTTGACGGCCTGCGCGTGGTGGATGCTTCCGTCATGCCCGACCTTGTCTGCGGCAACATCAATGCGGCGGTGATCATGATCGCCGAGAAGGCCGCCGACCTCATCGCGGCATCGAGAGCAGTAACGGAAAGCAGGGCAGCGTGA
- a CDS encoding class II aldolase/adducin family protein yields the protein MTDSNATRQKVFQELVTATKILLNEGILDTFGHISARDPEDPQSFFLAQKLAPSLITTGDILRFNLDGETSDNRPSYLERYIHSEIYKARPDVQCVLHSHSPAVLPYCFTDTPLRPVTHMGAFMGEAVPVYEIRDKQGDETDLFGGGHDVCADIAESLGDQTVVLMARHGVVNVGSSVREVVFRAFYLEQEAKALTTGLQIGKVKYLTPGEVKTAGALVGKQIDRGWDHWSQRLKEKGLV from the coding sequence ATGACAGACAGCAACGCCACGCGCCAGAAGGTCTTCCAGGAACTGGTCACGGCGACCAAGATCCTTCTGAACGAGGGCATCCTGGATACGTTCGGGCACATCAGTGCCCGTGACCCGGAGGATCCCCAAAGCTTCTTCCTCGCCCAGAAGCTCGCGCCGAGCCTGATAACGACCGGCGACATCCTGCGTTTCAATCTCGACGGCGAAACGTCCGACAATCGGCCGTCCTACCTGGAGCGCTACATTCACAGCGAAATCTACAAGGCGCGGCCGGACGTTCAGTGCGTGCTCCACAGCCATTCGCCGGCCGTGCTCCCCTATTGCTTTACCGACACGCCGCTGCGCCCGGTCACGCATATGGGGGCATTCATGGGCGAGGCTGTGCCTGTGTATGAGATCCGCGACAAGCAGGGTGACGAGACCGATCTCTTCGGCGGCGGCCACGACGTCTGCGCGGACATAGCCGAAAGCCTCGGTGACCAGACAGTGGTCCTCATGGCACGCCATGGCGTGGTGAACGTCGGCAGTTCTGTCCGCGAGGTCGTGTTCCGCGCTTTCTATCTCGAGCAGGAAGCCAAGGCGCTCACGACCGGACTCCAGATCGGCAAGGTCAAGTACCTGACGCCCGGCGAGGTGAAGACGGCAGGCGCGCTTGTCGGCAAACAGATCGACCGGGGATGGGATCACTGGTCGCAACGTCTCAAGGAAAAGGGCCTGGTCTAG